Genomic DNA from Candidatus Tumulicola sp.:
GCGAAACCCAGATGCTTAGGCGGTAACGAGGATGTCGGTTAGGCTCTATACGGAAGACGCGGCCGGGCTCCTAGATGCGATCAAGGGCAGCATCGACGAGGGTCACATCGAAACATGGGACTACGATGAAGACGGTGATTTTACGCATACACCGGATCAATGGTTCGAGACTGCTTGGCTTCGACCGTCCCTCGAGGACGATTCGCTGCTCCTCAACATCTTGCCACCCAAAGGCGTCAACATTTCGAGTGAAGTCTACGCCGTTTACCACGGCCGTTTTATCGAAATGGCCATTGAGCATTTTGAAGACTGGATTGGCGACGCAGTCGCAACCGCTGCGGTCGATGACGGTGATGTCGTCGCTTGACGGCGCGAGACAGGTAGGCGTGCTCCGGTGAGCTTCGGCGCGCTTCCTGCATTCCATAGTGGGGCGATAACTGAAGACGCAATTCGGGCTTTCCTCACGCGAACGCACGCTGAAAGCGCTAGGGCGCCCATTATTGGTCCAAATCAGTATGGAGCCTTTCCCGGATCATGGTTTAGCGGATTGCTCCAAGGAGAAGCTCTCCTGATTGTTCCGGACACGATGGTGCTCCTTAAGGACATCGGGCGGGCGTGCACCAGAGCAGGGCGGACAACGCTCATAACGGCTGCGAATAGCGGAGCTCTGCGGCTTGTCTGCGCCCAACATGTGTTGGATGAGGTTCTCCGACACAGTGAAGAACGGGCCGCCTTCTACAAGGTTCCCCACGAAGTCTATTTGGCTCGTTGGAGCGACGAGTATCTTCCTCTTATACGAACGGTTCGAGATGACGAGTTGTCCTTGAGATTGCTTGCTCCGAGCGAAGTGGTGCGCGTCAAAGCGTTAGGAGCCTCGCGCGACGTTCCATCGGTAATTCTCTCGCTCGTCCTTGGTGCGTTTTACGTGACCTTGGACCGCGCCGCGCGGTACGCGGTCTACGCTGAAGATGCTGACAATGAAGACCTTCTAAATTGGCTGCGAGTGCTTATGGACGGCAGCAACGCCAGCGAAATGGGCAAGATGTTGTTCGTCGTATTGGCGGTGCCCAGTCTAGCGGCCAGCGGCCTATTCCATGGGATTCGATCGCTGGCCAAGAAGCATCCATGGGTTCTAGCCGCGATCGCCGGCGGCATCGGATTGCTCGCCTTCCGAACGGCTCCCGAGACTTACAGGAAGATCGGCAACGGCCTGCTCTTTGCTTTGTCATTGTTAGCTGATCTCTATCGTCCATACTCCGAGGCTCTGGATCGCTTCAGAAAAATGGCTCCGGAGATCCCAACGTGGTGGGAACTGAGTCAGACTAATGAACGCGGGTCGGTTCTTGCAAGGGCCTGCCTCCATACGCTCGCACGATCGCCGCGCAGCTTCATTTCTGCCCAAGAGCTGGCAGGCGCACTCCCGACATTGGGCGTTGGCAAAGACGCGCAACTCGTCCGCGAGACGCTGCGCAGCCACTGCTGCTTCGCTCAACCGTACAGAGGACGGTGGCAAGTGGGACATCCGGTTCGCATACCGTCGCGAATGGTCTAGGATCTGAAGACTTCGCATCGGGCACTCCTCGCGGCCGGATAGCGGCAGTGCCCGACCTACGAAATCTCAAGCCCCGTAATCAGGCTCTCTTCCGTAATTGCCATCTTCATCCACCCAAACCTGAACTTCACGGTCATCGGTTTACGCGACAAAAAATCGGTTCCATTTCGTCGGTATATTCATTGGGGTTCCAGATGGTGAACCGCCAGCTCGGGAAGACGCGCCAGACGGTCTGGTCAACGACGAAACGCGATAATACGATATGTGCCAGGATCGCGCTGATCAGGGGCCAATCTAAGCGCCCCTGTTTATCGCGGGGGATTATAATAACACCTGAGTTCTTCTCCCGCTCAACCGACTGCGGGTCGACGAACCTTCGATCGTGTGTTATCAGAACTCTGTCTTGTCGCTTAGCCTCAGCCAGTACATCTTCATCGCTGCTGGTTCGCATGGCCGGTGAGAGCTGCACGGCGCTCGCACCTGCGCCTTGAATGAATCTCAGCAATTCGACATCGACATCATTATCCAACAAAAACCCCGTGGGACCGCTGTGGTCTTCGTCAGCGTCGGTCGCAAGGGGAGCCCAATGATACACAGACAATTATTCAACGACCAAATGATGGCGCCTGGCGGCGCTGCGCGCTGGCCGCGCGTCCGCTGTCGGGGCGAATTGGCTGCGCACCGCATGAGGTTCTGCAGCGATGCGTGTGGGGAAGCGTATATGCACCGCCTCGCATCACCCCGTGACGTACCCCTTAGGCTGGCATAACAGACTACTCCAGACGAACCAAGGGTACCTCAAGACGACCAAGAAAAAATCATCCCCGCGTGAAGGGGGATGATTAACAGTCAGACGCTCTACCAGCTGAGCTATCGGGGAATGCTGGCGACGCCGCTATCTTTGACGGGGTTCTGGCCGATTCCGCCTCACGCGAGCCGAAGATCAGTTGCGGCCTTCGTCTCTTGATCGTGGTATTGGACGAGCTCGTCGAAATCGGCGGACGCGCTTCCCGTGCCGACCGTCGTCACGTAGCGGCATGTCGCGAAGGCAGCGGTTTTCGCGTTGTAGTCGGCCTCCCAGCGGCGGCTCCGCTCGAGGTCCTCTGGTGTCTCAAATGGGAACTCGACGGGCGGGTTCAGCATAGCACAACGCCACGGTTTGGGCGTCAGGCGCGCCCGAAAACACTCCTGCGATCGACACAACCGCACGTAGAGAGGATCGCAGTCGAATTCCGTGAGCAGCGCTTCCGCCTCCGAACTGGTCGCCTCAAACGGTGCGCTGGTGATCAAGAGCCGATACCCGGCTGCCGTCTGGTAGACCCGTGCAGAGAGGTCGTGGCGTTGCGCCACCTGATTCATCGCTTCGACGATCGGGTTTGAAGGCGGCGGCCCAAGTTTCGGCTTTGGGAAGAGCGATGAGACCATTTTCCCGAGCGCCGCGCCCGCATTTGATGGCGCGCCCTTGCGGTCCACATCGACGAACATGAGCCGGTCGGCGTTGAGCACCAGCGCTCCGTACACGTTGCGTGTCACGATCGCGCATCGCTCCCCGTCAGTACCGTTGAACTCGCGGATCACGGGTTCGGGCAGCGGGCGGTCGCCGTAGGGATAGCGTTGCTTCGATTCGTCCTTGGAGGCGATGCGCTCGGCGACACGCTGGGCGATCTCTTGTGCGCGCGTGCGGGCCGAGTCTAGGCTATCATCGGACCAGCCGCGCGCTTCGACGCTGATGGTCTTGCCGTCGGAAGTGGTCGTCTCTCCCTGGGCGCGCGTCCAGTAACGGGCAAGTTTCATATCAGTGCTCCGGCGATTCTAACGTGTGAGGCTCCAGCCGTACTCCAGCAGCGGCTTTACTTTCTTCGCGAAAGCGACGGCACGCGTGATGAGGCGTGGACTGCCGACGTCCCCATCGGTGAGCTGTTCGCTTGCCATGAAGGATTTCAAGCGGAAGTAGTCCGCGATCGGGCTTTTCGCGTACGCCTCGAAGCCTTTTGGCAT
This window encodes:
- a CDS encoding DUF5615 family PIN-like protein produces the protein MDNDVDVELLRFIQGAGASAVQLSPAMRTSSDEDVLAEAKRQDRVLITHDRRFVDPQSVEREKNSGVIIIPRDKQGRLDWPLISAILAHIVLSRFVVDQTVWRVFPSWRFTIWNPNEYTDEMEPIFCRVNR